A stretch of the Papaver somniferum cultivar HN1 chromosome 6, ASM357369v1, whole genome shotgun sequence genome encodes the following:
- the LOC113288034 gene encoding protein O-linked-mannose beta-1,4-N-acetylglucosaminyltransferase 2-like codes for MGNIDKDQPENNIPKRAAFFLILLPLIYAAFYRSNNISSSLHLWKNQISNWSGGWSSNGGVTREDVHGDSISLLVQRLVRGRNRIELDVTGFSCDTAFYSDVCVSKDPVRIDMNSMTVYLSPNWSLPSVTRTVRPYARKFDNMTMGIISKVEVLRGAENKSLPLCDVTHTVPAVIFSTGGFSGNLFHEFNEVIIPLFLTTYHFRSQLQFIIVDHLSWWVSKYNRILSHLSNRNVINPLDDGKVHCFPGAVMGLKYHNNLACNTSEIPGGYSMIDFKTFLRHSYSLHIKNEREIEKPVLVLVSRKHSRVFLNEHEIVTLATELGFQVITATPNQMSNLQRFASVMNSCSVLLGVHGAGLSNAVFLPEGAVVLQVVPLGLEWASTVYYAYTVGDMGLHYLEYKINPEESSLFEKYGPDNPVITDPASIRDQGYSVERAVYIDGQNIKIDLSRFKETLVQALTLTGRSEVLKQGKKES; via the exons ATGGGGAATATTGACAAGGATCAGCCGGAAAATAACATCCCCAAGAGAGCAGCCTTCTTCTTAATTCTTCTGCCATTGATTTATGCTGCATTTTACAGATCCAACAATATCAGCTCATCACTTCATTTAT GGAAGAACCAAATTTCAAATTGGAGCGGTGGGTGGAGCAGCAACGGAGGAGTCACCCGAGAAGATGTTCATGGAgattccataagtttacttgttcAGAGACTTGTAAGAG GAAGAAATCGAATTGAACTCGATGTGACTGGCTTTTCTTGCGATACAGCTTTCTACTCTGATGTATGTGTTTCTAAAGATCCCGTGAGGATCGATATGAATTCCATGACAGTCTATCTATCACCAAACTGGTCACTTCCTTCAGTAACTAGGACTGTACGACCGTATGCCAGGAAGTTCGACAACATGACAATGGGTATAATCAGTAAGGTGGAGGTACTCCGTGGCGCCGAAAACAAATCACTACCTCTGTGCGACGTGACTCATACTGTGCCAGCTGTCATATTCTCCACGGGTGGCTTTTCCgggaacttgtttcatgaattcaATGAGGTGATTATTCCATTGTTCCTGACAACCTACCACTTCCGGTCCCAACTCCAATTCATCATTGTTGATCACTTATCATGGTGGGTCTCAAAATATAATCGGATTCTGTCCCACTTATCTAACCGCAACGTCATCAATCCTCTTGATGATGGAAAGGTACATTGCTTTCCTGGAGCAGTTATGGGTCTTAAGTACCACAACAACCTCGCCTGCAACACTAGTGAAATCCCTGGTGGGTACTCCATGATTGATTTCAAGACATTCCTGAGACATTCATACAGTTTGCATATAAAGAATGAAAGGGAGATCGAGAAACCTGTTCTTGTGCTGGTTTCCCGTAAACACTCGAGAGTGTTTTTAAATGAACATGAGATAGTGACATTGGCAACAGAATTAGGCTTCCAAGTTATCACCGCAACACCAAACCAGATGTCGAATTTGCAAAGATTTGCTAGTGTTATGAACTCGTGCAGTGTTCTATTGGGAGTGCACGGTGCAGGTCTCAGTAATGCAGTGTTCTTGCCTGAAGGAGCAGTGGTGCTGCAGGTGGTTCCCCTAGGGCTAGAATGGGCATCCACAGTGTATTATGCTTACACGGTTGGTGACATGGGTCTGCATTATTTGGAATACAAGATTAATCCAGAAGAGAGCTCATTATTTGAAAAATACGGTCCAGATAATCCAGTAATTACTGATCCAGCATCAATACGTGACCAAGGTTATTCAGTTGAAAGAGCTGTGTATATCGATGGACAAAACATTAAAATCGACCTGTCGAGGTTTAAGGAGACCTTAGTACAAGCACTGACACTCACTGGTCGGTCTGAGGTTTTAAAGCAAGGGAAGAAGGAGAGCTAA